In the Quercus lobata isolate SW786 chromosome 5, ValleyOak3.0 Primary Assembly, whole genome shotgun sequence genome, one interval contains:
- the LOC115990596 gene encoding serine/threonine-protein phosphatase 7 long form homolog, with the protein MQHIDAAGLTGLFKVPDMEVDHALITALVERWRPETHTFHLPHGEMGITLQDMEVMLGLPVDGLPVTGKTDYIWNELCEQLLGHKPPPSIPNSNKSILAGARIRYTWLDAQFADPLVADAADEVVQQHARYHLLVRMGALLFMDRSADRVSLLPLQLLNPVSNARRYSWGSAALAWLYRQLCGASKKDAMQIGGALLLVQLWAYSRFPQLCPVVRPPLPPVHLGPLAIRWSGPKCTAEHATHVLAAYRTSLATVRAEQVFG; encoded by the exons ATGCAACACATAGATGCAGCAGGGTTGACTGGTTTATTCAAGGTTCCTGATATGGAGGTCGACCACGCCTTGATCACGGCGTTGGTTGAGCGGTGGCGTCCGGAGACGCACACGTTCCACTTACCCCATGGAGAAATGGGTATCACCTTGCAAGATATGGAGGTGATGCTGGGGCTTCCGGTGGATGGGTTGCCTGTCACTGGGAAGACAGACTACATATGGAATGAGCTGTGCGAACAGTTGTTGGGCCATAAACCTCCACCCTCGATACCAAACTCAAACAAGTCTATCCTTGCTGGGGCGAGGATAAGATACACCTGGCTTGATGCACAGTTTGCCGATCCCTTAGTTGCGGACGCTGCTGACGAAGTCGTGCAGCAACATGCCCGCTACCACCTACTTGTACGGATGGGGGCCCTCTTGTTCATGGACAGGTCTGCGGACCGGGTCTCACTGCTGCCTTTGCAGTTGCTCAACCCAGTCAGCAATGCGAGACGGTATAGCTGGGGTAGTGCAGCATTGGCCTGGCTGTATAGGCAACTTTGTGGTGCATCGAAGAAGGATGCGATGCAGATTGGAGGAGCACTCTTGTTGGTGCAGCTATGGGCCTATTCAAGGTTCCCACAATTATGCCCTGTTGTGAGGCCGCCTCTACCGCCAGTGCACTTAGGGCCCCTTGCCATTAG GTGGAGCGGGCCAAAATGCACCGCAGAGCATGCCACACACGTCCTTGCTGCGTACCGCACGTCACTGGCTACAGTACGGGCCGAGCAGGTATTCGgttaa